Below is a genomic region from Gopherus flavomarginatus isolate rGopFla2 chromosome 9, rGopFla2.mat.asm, whole genome shotgun sequence.
TCCCTGAAAAACCCACATATTTCTGATTTCTACTTGTACTTCACAGGACTTCAGATCAAGCTCATAATGTATAAAGTACAACGCATACATAATTCTTCACAGGATTGGAAGCTGTCTCCCAATTCTGTAAAGTTACTGCTGTGAGTAGTTACTCCCAGGCAGAGTCCCATTAACTCCAATAGGAGTCCACTTGTGGGTAACTGTGATCAAGGgcataactgtttgcaggatttggctccagttattttttcccccttcacttaGTGTGATTTCAAAACATGCCAAGACAACGAATATTACAGCGTTTTCCTCTGCACTTTACATGATAAGTCATTTCATCCCACCTTAGCCTCAAATATGTATTAAGTCTTTGAATAGTAATGAATGTCCTTTGCTATAATTTGAGATACTAAGAACGGTTAGCCTTCAAAATTCTCAGCATAGAGAACCACAAAGCAGAGTTGGAAAATACTGGTATCTTATGCATTgcttttttgtttagaatattgTTACTATTTTCCAGAAGAGAAGCACACACACTAACACTACACTGATGTAAGAAGCATATCGCATCCTATACTAAATAAAAGCCATACATTAAAATACAGAGGAGGTTGCATGTGCCGTACTCAATGAGCTCTGACAGTGAAAACTACCTTTCCTAAGGTAACAAGTATGTAAAGTTGCTCACATGCGGGAAACACACTTGATTGAACTGGCCTGAGAAATTTCACATCAAAGAGATCTAGAGGAAGAGGAAACAACTAACTAGTTTCAGAAGGGTAGCCCtggtagtctggatctgtaaaaagcaacaaagagtcctgtggtaccttaaagactaacagatgtattggcgcataagcttttgtgggtgaatacccattggGTCAGACGCAGTTCTTTGTCTTAAAGAAGGCTTATCCCCGGAGGTAAAGTACAGCAGAGGCAGATGCTGACTAGTCTAGGTGCCCTGACTAAATAATAATCAAGAGCTCGAATTGCAAAGAAAGGCTTCGGCAACTGCAAACACCTATGCCCGTCAGTAACTCCATGCACGTTAGCAGCCCCACTGCGTCCCCTCGCCCACTCACCTGCGCAGGTGTTTGCAGACTAGGGATGTTGGGAACTACACacggggctggggctgtgacccaaACCCAAGGGCTTTTCACCTGTCTTGAATGACCTGCACTCAGCGCGCCTTGCTACGGGCACGTCCAGCGCAGAGGCCCAGCCCTGGGCGGGAGATCGTTGCGCTGCCCCGCCCGCCTCAGAACCCACCGCTCCCTACGGCTCACAGCCTCtcccgcccctcctccccccgcgcCGGCGGAAGCTGGAAGCGGAGCGGGGCGGGGTGAGGCCCGGGCCCGGAAGAGGAAGGGCTCGTGCTGCGGGAAGGCTGCGGACCGTGGCTGCTGagggctctgggtgagggggctgCAGGCGCTGTGGGAGGGCGAGGAGCTCTGAGGGaaggctggaggggaggaggcgttgggggggggggtgacgcTGTGTCTATCGGGGCTTTGGAAGGGCGGGAGGCTGTTTGTGGGCCTGTGTCTATGAGGACTGGAGGGGCTGTGGGAGGGCGGGGGGCTGTGTCTGGGGCTAGAGGGCATGTCTGGGGGGGCTGTGTCTATGGggactggggggcaggaggctgtgtctggggggggctgtgtctgggggggggCTGTGTCTGGGGGACTGGAGGGGGCTGTGTCTGGGGGGGGCTGTGTCTGGGGGACTGGAGGGGGCTGTTTCTGGGGGGGGCTGTGTCTGTGGGACTGGAGGGGGCTGTGTCTGTGGGACTGGGGGGGCTGTGTCTGGGGGGGGCTGTGTCTGTGGGACTGGGGGGGCTGTGTCTGGGGGGGGCTGTGTCTGTGGGACTGGGGGGGCTGTGTCTGGGGGGGCTGTGTCTGTGGGACTGGGGGGGCTGTGTCTGGGGGGGGCTGTGTCTGTGGGACTGGAGGGGGCTGTGTCTGGGGGGGGCTGTGTCTGTGGGACTGGAGGGGGCTGTGTCTGGGGGGGGCTGTGTCTGTGGggactggggggcaggaggctgtTTGTGGGGCTGTGTCTGTGGAGGCCTTGGAAGGGCGAGGGGCTGTGTCTGTGGAGATGGAGAGGCTGTGTGTGGGActggagggggctgtgggagggctGTGTCTGTGGGGCTGTGGGAGGGCTGTGTCTGGGGGACTGGAGGGGGCTGTGTCGGGGGGGGCTGTCTATGGGGACTGGGGAGGCAAGAGGCTGTTTGTGGGGCTGTGTCTGTGGAGGCCttggaagggggaggggctgtgtctgtGGAGATGGAGAGGCTGTGTGTGGGACTGGAGGGGGCTATGGGAGGGCTGTGtctgtggggctggaggggctaTGTCGGGGGGGCTGTGTCTATGAGGACTGGAgggtgcaggaggctgtggggctgtgtctgtggggaagggggcaggggctgtggaagAGTGAAAGGCTGTGTTTGAGGCTGGAGAGGTTGTGTGCGAGGGGAGGGAGGTCTCTACCAGTGCCCCATGCATTGCTGTCTGTGTCTCAGCTTGActcctgtccccactccccacctcccccaaaaaatctctCTTGCTATGGGCAGGTCACAGCTGTGATGCCTGGAGTCCACCAATTGTTCCCAAATGGCTCTCAGAGGGAAACATGAGGCCTTTATTTGACTGATTGTAATACAACCCAGGTCGGAAGTGACCTAAACATAACTGCTGTATAATAGCTGTCTCTGTTAGGTTGCTGAGGAGTAATAAGTTGATGGTTTCAGTTCAGTTTCTAGTAGATAGATGTCTCTCAAAAATCTCCCGTTACATTTTGAATGTCTGGTGGCAATCCCACTGTAGGTGTCATTGTAAACACATGGAGACTGGACTACTTTTTCTGTCTTAGAAGTGGTCCAGTACAAAGTTAAAGCAGTGAAAGGAAATTAGTTAATACTTACCTGAATCTTCATTTACAGAATAGTTGAGACAGTATCAGGATTGTCAGTCCAatacataacattttaaaatgtaacactTTCTTACCTCAATTTTCACTACGTGGATTTGGTAACTGTCCTTTTTCATGTCTTTTTTAAGCTGCTGCAATTGTATTTTATGTCTAATAGTATTTCACAATGACTTCCTCAACTGAAGTTCCTCTGAATTATGAAGAGATGTTTTCTCATCGATTTACAGCAGATGATGAGGAATATCAAGAGTATTTAAAACGCCCAACAGATCCGCCTCCTCTAGTAGAAGAATGGAAAAACAGATCTGGTGGTAACCAAAGAAATAGAGATTGGTACTGATTTTTAAATCTTTGTTAGTTTCACAAACACATTTTGATGTCATAGCTAGCACTCTAAGATGTTTCTCTGCTTTAGAATAAAGAGAAGCAGGTTTGCTGTATGCTCCCCATTATTTGGCAGGTTTCTTGATTTGAAAGAAATTCATTTCTCTCCAGGGTCAAAGATAGGATTTTGCTAAACTAATACTGACTGTGTTTTTTTCATTCTATATAAGAGTATGAGGCAGACTGCTATTCTGTAAAGAATGAGCTTGAACCACTTAAATCATTGCCCTTGGGGCCTGTTGCTGCTTGGccatgaactgattttttttttttttttttttttgaaaggggAAAGATCAGAGGTTTGTCTTCTAAACAACAAACAGCTTGTCTTCGGAAGCATAATTGTCAACAGAAAAATGGACTCTGCCAAGTAGCACACCAGTGACATACCTCTCTTTTTTGTACAACTAGCAAAAATATAATTTGCAACCCAGATAACATTTGATATATTGTGACTAGGCTAGATTGCACTACTTTTGTCTATTTGTAAGGACCATAGAATATATCTCCCTCTTGCAAGTGCATTGGAAGATCATATTATATGCCGCCAGAAATGTTTTGAATTATACTGTTTGTCTCCAGGCTGGGAGTGTTGCTCCCTTAAGCTTGGATACTGACACTTGATTTTGGGGGCTGGAAAAAAGGACAATTCCAGCATTTGCTGcccaggcaattttttttttttcctttttagtaCTGCTGGGACCAGATTTCATATTAAGTTACTTAGGCCCCAGGCCTGCAAACACTTAGACATACTAATAGAATGTCTCATATGCATAAAGTTAAGAAGGTGCTTAAGTGTGCTTGCTGGATGGGAGCTTTATTCTTCTAAAAAATAAACAATTCCAATGTTTTCATCATTCTGCTAACTTGTCAGTAACTTCACACTTAAGTTGTAAATTACAGTTTACCAAAAATGATTGAAGAAGTtattctttaaaaatctgttttatgaattaactgtgatttttttttagctaAATTTTAGTAATCCAttccttttatttcattttgaatgGTTAGTACAAAGGCTGAAATTTTTTTCCCTGTAAGACAGCCAGTAGTTTGTTGCTTAGTAGTAAGTAGTTGACCTATCTTCGTATCTTGGGTTGGAGGATAGCTTTGAATAATCATATCTTTGACATGTATTTTGCCCTAAAAAGGATTAGcagttgtgtgtgtatttttaaataattggagCCAGATTTTAGGAATACACTAAAATAGTTTGTTTGTGAAAGAATTCAAAACCTTCTCTCTTTAAAATCTCAGAGCTGGTGTTTATGCAAATTTCTTTTTATTACAGGTTTCAAGATGGCAGGCAGTTCAGAGGCAGAGGGGACAGGCATGACTGGCAAGGTGGTAATAGATCTAATCAGTGGCCAGGAAGAAGCTGGGGTAACAGCTACCAACAGCACAGACAAGGACAGTCTTACTACCCCCAGTATGACTATGGCTACAACTCCTACAATCCAAGGCCTCATTACGGCCGCTATTAATATGGTATTTTGCTGTTAAGTATCCACTAAAACCATTTAACTTGAATGCCAGATTTGGGGTTTTATTTTGCTCAATTTTCTATGTAACTTTAGGTAATGGATATTGGTTTTAGAGAGCCTGTTGATGTCATTTTGTAGTGCAAATTAATGAAGGTATGACCTTTGTGAGTAATAAAATTCTATAAACAATCTCTAGTGAGCCCACAGACAACATGATTTTGTTTCTCCCTCCAATTCTTTTTTGCTCGGTGAACATTGTTTTCCCCCCACCTTGTCCCTGACATTATCCCATTATATTATTATCTTAAATCAATAGTTCAGGGAAATGGAAGTTTGCTTTGTCTCTGAAGCACATGGCAATGACTGTGTGCATACATGCCAGGGTGTTCTTGAAATTCTGATGCTTATTGTGTCCCTTGCTTGGGAGGAGTGTTGCTTATTATGGTCATCCATAATGGAAGAAAAGCATGCAATCTGGGTGGGATTTGTTTTTGAACTACTATTACTACTGAGCTAGCTTATGCTGCTGGAGTTCATGAAAGTTCAAGGAAGACATTGCTCTCTGTGTTGTAAATAATGTTGACCAAAATAGAAAAGCAGAGGAAGAATTGTAAAAGATGTGAAGGAAGACTCTTATACAAGATGTATTTCTCCCTGCTGAATGCATAGCTTAACTTTGTATCCTGTTTTcccttgtccttttttttttttcaaagcactACTACAttcctgcaattttttttaatagctcttTATGGCACACTGAGGGATAAAATTCATGGACTTAAAAATTCAGTTCAATTTCAACCTTTGTTATAGAttaggacagtggttcccaaacttgttccaccacttgtgcacggaaagcccctggcaggccaggccagtttgtttacctgccgcgtccacaggtttggccagtcgtggctcccagtggtcgtagtttgctgctccaggccaatgggagctgctgaaagctgtggccagtatgtccctcagcccgcaccgcttccctTAGCTCCCATAGGTCTGGAACAGTGAACCCTGGCCAGGGGctgccatgatcggccgaacttgtggacgcggcaggtaaacagacctgcccagcccgccaggggctctctctgcataagcagcggaacaagtttgggaaccactcgATTAGACACTGAAAAAATTTAACATTTTCTTCAAAAGCAGCCCAAGATGTGAAATGAAATAACTCAGTTTGTTTTCTAGTTCCAATAGATCATTACTAAACTATTTTTACATGCACTTAGAAGTGCGTCATCAAGAGTGAGTttacatctttttaaaataaactcagTAGGTGCACAATTCTCTTTGGGAGTCCTGTTTTCCCTCAGTGTCAGCTATAGGTTTGTGATGCCTATTTTaatagttttgttttctttgtaggAAATACTTATGTAATTGTCTTAGCACACTTACATCTGTTCTTGGTAGTTTCCTTTTATGATTGTATATAGTCTTTTGCATgagaaaaaagcaaatacaatacaAATAAGTGCTTATTAAACCTTGTAGTTTATTATTTGAACTCTTATATTTGCTGAAAAATCTATTAATGAAATAAACATTATTGAAGATTTAGGAATTGCTGTTAATAATATTTATGAAATCTGCTCTTAGAATGCTGTTATGTTGTAACACTGGCATTTTAGGTTGACAACCTACACAAGAAGTGACATTTACTGATATGTTTCATACTGGGCAGCTGTTCATTGAAAGGAATGATCTGTTCAACTAAGACAGAGTTATTGTTAAGAGGATAAGACATTATAATTGATTAGAAGTCTGAAGTGTTAATCTATTACCTTACTCTGTGTTATAACAGGGTCACAGCCCTTCAGTTTATCTGATAAGCACGTGTGTTGGGAGAAGTGTGCATTTCCTTTCATATTTTGTTGAGCTATTCTGCAGAGTATAAATCCTACcaagcattttttaaatggattCCTGATACCACAGTTAGGTTCTGTCACTCTAATGGCAAAGTGAACAATAGTTAACTGCTGAACCTGCAGGATTCCCTGGATGCAAAGAGCAGGTACTTTCCACCAAACTCTGGTTGCTTTTGAACCTTGTACTCACCATTTatcctgcagctcttcctcttaaAGAGGGGCAGGTTTACAAGATTAgacgtttttctaaaagatacgctTAAAATGTGATCCCTTCCGGCCATGGAAACTATGTAGAAAATCCAGCAAGGCCCAGAGTCATCTTCTACTCTATACAATTCTCTCTTCATAACTGACAGTTATGATCTACTCCCTGAGTAAATGGCAGGCAAATTTGCTGAGGGGAGCTGGTAAAGTCTCCATTGTTTTTCTGGGTGCTTCCTTCCATACTGTAATAATTAGCTAGACTGATTTCAGCTAGCCTTCATTCAAGCAACCCTCATTTTGATGTCATTTGAAAATATCAATCCTTAGCTCTAAGTGCTTGTATAATTAAACACAGAACTATACCTTGTAAACTCCTTGGTCCAGTGATCAGGTTGTCAATATAGAATGCGCTGAAGAAATGATagtgctttacatcttcaaaCTGCTATACAAACAGTTAACCCGCACAATATTCCCTGGTAGGTAGGTAGATACTATTACCctattttataaatggggaagcAGACAGACTGACTTGGTTAAAAATCACACAGTAAACCCCTGGCTGAGCTCAGGAGTTCCTAGGCATAGGACTGAGATCCAATCCTCTAGATCCTGCTGTCTCCTTGTTCTTGTTTTTACAGGTCTGAATAGTGTTATGCATATATCTTGCTTCAGCATTAGAACTCTTGCTGTGTTTCAGAAGTCAGAGTAGAGAGTAAATATCTGTGTGCTTTGAAAAGCTTCTGTAGAATAATAGTGCTGAAATCCAATTTTGTGCATGA
It encodes:
- the RAMAC gene encoding RNA guanine-N7 methyltransferase activating subunit, translating into MTSSTEVPLNYEEMFSHRFTADDEEYQEYLKRPTDPPPLVEEWKNRSGGNQRNRDWFQDGRQFRGRGDRHDWQGGNRSNQWPGRSWGNSYQQHRQGQSYYPQYDYGYNSYNPRPHYGRY